The proteins below come from a single Verrucomicrobiota bacterium genomic window:
- a CDS encoding orotidine 5'-phosphate decarboxylase has protein sequence QHMAQMAAEAGCAGVVASAQELKPVREAVGNDVLIVTPGVRPAWAQKDDQKRTMTPREASDAGADYLVIGRPITAHRDPAEALRLIREELT, from the coding sequence CAGCACATGGCGCAGATGGCGGCCGAGGCGGGTTGCGCGGGAGTCGTGGCGTCGGCCCAAGAGCTCAAGCCCGTGCGCGAGGCCGTCGGCAACGACGTGCTCATCGTGACGCCCGGCGTGCGCCCCGCGTGGGCGCAGAAGGACGACCAGAAGCGCACGATGACACCGCGCGAGGCGAGCGACGCCGGCGCCGATTACCTGGTGATCGGCCGGCCCATCACGGCGCACAGGGACCCCGCCGAGGCGCTGCGCCTCATCCGCGAAGAGCTGACCTAA